One window of the Vigna radiata var. radiata cultivar VC1973A chromosome 1, Vradiata_ver6, whole genome shotgun sequence genome contains the following:
- the LOC106763154 gene encoding CASP-like protein 5A2 isoform X2, giving the protein MSMSMVHPSVHPIEAPPMTDHAIAIPRHTLKDTQGMPGTLGGFLLRFLQFSFAVVSLSVMATTSDFPSVTAFRYLVAAVSLQSLWSLSLAVADIYAILVRRGYRNIKVVRLFSIGDGITSTLTFSAACASAGITVLIGNDLNDCAQNHCSRFETATAMAFMSWFAASPSFILNFWSLASK; this is encoded by the exons ATGTCGATGTCGATGGTGCACCCTTCAGTTCACCCAATCGAAGCTCCACCTATGACTGACCATGCAATTGCAATTCCTAGACACACTTTGAAGGACACTCAGGGCATGCCCGGCACCCTCGGTGGCTTCCTCTTGCGCTTTCTTCAGTTCTCCTTTGCCGTCGTTTCCCTCTCCGTCATGGCCACCACCTCTGATTTCCCTTCCGTCACCGCCTTCCG CTACCTAGTTGCTGCTGTCAGCCTGCAAAGCTTGTGGAGCCTCTCTTTGGCAGTTGCTGATATCTATGCCATTTTAGTACGGCGTGGCTACCGAAATATTAAAGTCGTCCGCTTATTCTCTATCGGTGATGGG ATTACTTCAACACTTACATTTTCTGCAGCCTGTGCATCTGCTGGTATCACAGTTCTCATTGGCAATGATTTGAATGACTGTGCACAGAACCATTGCAGTAGGTTTGAAACAGCCACGGCAATGGCATTTATGAGTTGGTTTGCTGCTTCTCCttcatttattttgaatttctggTCACTGGCCTCCAAATAG
- the LOC106763154 gene encoding CASP-like protein 5A2 isoform X1, with protein MSMSMVHPSVHPIEAPPMTDHAIAIPRHTLKDTQGMPGTLGGFLLRFLQFSFAVVSLSVMATTSDFPSVTAFRYLVAAVSLQSLWSLSLAVADIYAILVRRGYRNIKVVRLFSIGDGGEASFQGNKNITSTLTFSAACASAGITVLIGNDLNDCAQNHCSRFETATAMAFMSWFAASPSFILNFWSLASK; from the exons ATGTCGATGTCGATGGTGCACCCTTCAGTTCACCCAATCGAAGCTCCACCTATGACTGACCATGCAATTGCAATTCCTAGACACACTTTGAAGGACACTCAGGGCATGCCCGGCACCCTCGGTGGCTTCCTCTTGCGCTTTCTTCAGTTCTCCTTTGCCGTCGTTTCCCTCTCCGTCATGGCCACCACCTCTGATTTCCCTTCCGTCACCGCCTTCCG CTACCTAGTTGCTGCTGTCAGCCTGCAAAGCTTGTGGAGCCTCTCTTTGGCAGTTGCTGATATCTATGCCATTTTAGTACGGCGTGGCTACCGAAATATTAAAGTCGTCCGCTTATTCTCTATCGGTGATGGG GGAGAAGCATCATTTcaaggaaataaaaat ATTACTTCAACACTTACATTTTCTGCAGCCTGTGCATCTGCTGGTATCACAGTTCTCATTGGCAATGATTTGAATGACTGTGCACAGAACCATTGCAGTAGGTTTGAAACAGCCACGGCAATGGCATTTATGAGTTGGTTTGCTGCTTCTCCttcatttattttgaatttctggTCACTGGCCTCCAAATAG
- the LOC106775358 gene encoding ADP-glucose phosphorylase, with the protein MASSSENANPELRKDAVWNRWVIFSPARAKRPSDFKSKSPTDPNPNQQCPFCIGHEHECAPEIFRVPPRHSDWKIRVIQNLYPALSRTLPEPQHAPSDSLQTGFGFHDVVIETPVHPVQLSDLPPTEIGRVFVAYTERIQQLASHKSIQYVQVFKNHGASAGASMSHSHSQMMALPIIPPSVSARLASMKDHFDQTGKCFICKIQREDLLIDSSTNFFSLVPFAATFPFEIWIVPRYHSAHFHELDAEKAVELGGLLKLMLRKMSLQLNNPPFNYMIHTSPLHSNGSELAYTHWFIQIVPQLIGIAGFELGSGCYINPVFPEDAAKVLREVKVPE; encoded by the exons ATGGCCTCGTCCTCGGAAAACGCAAACCCAGAACTCAGAAAAGATGCTGTGTGGAATCGTTGGGTCATATTCTCACCCGCCCGAGCCAAACGACCCTCCGACTTCAAGTCCAAATCCCCTACCGACCCGAATCCGAACCAACAGTGCCCCTTCTGTATCGGCCACGAGCACGAGTGCGCGCCCGAGATCTTCCGGGTCCCGCCCCGACACTCGGATTGGAAAATCCGGGTCATCCAGAACCTCTACCCCGCCCTCTCCCGCACTCTCCCTGAACCCCAACACGCCCCTTCCGATTCGCTCCAAACAGGGTTTGGGTTCCACGATGTAGTCATAGAAACTCCAGTTCACCCGGTTCAGCTCAGTGATTTGCCTCCTACGGAAATTGGCCGAGTTTTTGTCGCTTATACCGAGAGAATCCAACAACTCGCAAGccataaatcaattcaatacgtGCAG GTGTTCAAAAACCATGGTGCTTCAGCTGGTGCATCAATGAGTCATTCTCATAGTCAGATGATGGCCCTGCCAATTATTCCACCTAGTGTATCTGCCCGTCTTGCAAGTATGAAAGATCATTTTGATCAGACAGGGAaatgttttatttgtaaaattcaaCGTGAAGATCTTTTGATTGATTCATCTACCAATTTCTTTTCACTTGTTCCTTTTGCTGCAACATTTCCTTTTGAGATATGGATTGTTCCTCGGTACCACTCTGCTCACTTCCATGAATTGGATGCGGAAAAG GCAGTTGAACTGGGAGGTTTGTTGAAACTAATGCTCAGGAAGATGTCTTTGCAGTTGAACAATCCACCATTCAACTATATGATTCACACTAGTCCACTTCATAGTAACGGGTCAGAATTAGCATACACTCATTGGTTTATACAGATAGTACCTCAGCTAATTGGAATTGCGGGTTTTGAGCTTGGATCTGGGTGTTACATAAATCCTGTGTTCCCCGAGGATGCTGCAAAGGTTCTAAGGGAAGTAAAAGTTCCGGAGTGA